In Coraliomargarita sinensis, the genomic stretch ATGGTAACTGAAAGCTTCCCTCCCTTCCTCGCCCGAAGGGCTCTCTAGCGCAGCGGTTGTAAAATAATATCAGAAGAGAGAGGGCAGAGGTAGGCCGGGAATGACGCCAAATTATTTCGACATTGCCTGCTTCAACTAAATCGGGGCGTTCAAAGATATTTTGAGTCATTGATTTTGCACGTCTGCTTCTGCCCTCCGGCCTCTGTCTTCTGATACCTCTCTTATGCGCTTGCCAGCGGGCGGGGGAGTCTTTTTCCTCCCAGGTCCGAATCTCGCGCCGGAGGCTTGCGCATGATGCCTTCTTCCGACAGAGTATTATGATGTAAGGGCAGCCCGCCCACAGCGATTTTTAGACATGAGCAGCGATAACAGTCAGTCTTCGCGGGACCAGTTGGATCAGCCGCGTGCACAGCCGAGCAAGTTCTATGACAAGAACTTCGTGCTTTCGGATGCCTACCGCGCGGGGCTGCCTGACATGCAGAATGCCGACGCCCTGGAAATTTACGGCGCCAACGTGCCCATTCTGAAGGTCGGGATTTCCAACTTCCGGCTACCGCTGCGCTACATCACATCAAGTTCGGACACCCATACCCTGGAAACCTCGGTGACGGGTACCGTCTCATTGGAGGCCAATCAGAAGGGGATCAATATGTCGCGGATCATGCGGGTTTTCTACGATTTTGAGGACCGTATTTTCACGCCGGACCTCCTGCGCGAGGTCTTGACGGAATACAAAAAGCAGATTCACGCCCACCGGGCCCAGCTGCGGCTCGACTTCGAATATCCCATCATGAAGTCCAGCCTGCGCAGCGGCTTACAGGGCTGGCAATACTACCGCTCCGGTTTTGAAGGTAAAATCGACGAGTTGAACCGCTTCCGTAAATACATCCACTTCGATTTTATTTACTCTTCCGCCTGCCCCTGCTCCTCCGAGCTTTCCGAGCATGCCCGCGAAAGCCGCGACGTTTATGGAATCCCGCATTCGCAGCGTAGCACTGCACGGGTGAGCGTGGAGATCGCCGACGGGCAGCACCTTTCCATCGAAGAGCTGCAGGCCATCTGCCTGGAGGCGCTGCAGACGGAGACACAGGTCATGGTTAAGCGCGAAGACGAGCAGGCCTTTGCCGAAATGAACGGCGCCTTTACCAAATTTGTGGAGGATGCCGCACGCCTGCTCTACGAGCAACTGGACGCCGAGCCCAAGATCGTGGATTTCCAAGTGGCCTGCGCCCACCTCGAATCCCTGCACTCGCACGATGCGGTCGCCGTGATCAACAAAGGCGTACCGGGTGGCTTTACCGGTCAGTTCGACGACTTCAAGAGCCTGATCCGGTAGTGGCTCCGCTTGCAGATGCCAGTATGCCATAAATTATTACTCTAGAAAGAGTCGTCAGAGGTCAGAAGGCAAAGGTCGGGATTAAAACCATTCAGTTATGTATGGTGAGCACGGACGTAGAATACAGGCATGCGCAAGCGCAGCCTCTACTGCCGGAAGTGCCGCTTACGGGATCGTAATCTTCGCCGTGCCCGAGGAACTCGGGCGCATGCGCTCGCCGCCGTGTTCAATGGTGAGAAACTCACCGGCGGTAAAGAGAATATCCACCGGGCCGCTTTTTTCCAAAGTCACGCTTTCGCCTTCGCTCATGGTCTTCCGATAAAGCTCGGTATCATCTTCTTTCTGGCGCACGAGCACATAAACATTACCGCTGGCACGCAGGGTGACGGAGTTACTGCTGGCCGGGGTCTCGGAATTCTCCCCGCCACCGGTCAACATGTCACTGGCGCTGGAGGTTTCGCGGAGTTCGGGTTCAACCGGCTCCGAGCTCTCGCTGCCGCCACTGCCGAGGATGGCCCAAATGAGACCAAATACGACAAAGACCAGGGCCAGTGTCCCCACAAAAATCAGCCCGATTTTAAGGTAAAACGTTTTATCGCTCTCGTCCTCACGTTCGGGTGCTTCATCCTCGTCGTCAGATTCCTCGACGGCCGGGCCCGGTCTTGGAGAGATACGTCCGAGTGAAGGCGAGCTTTCTTCTTCGGCCTCTGGTGCGTCAGCCCGTTCCGGCTTCTTGACTTCCATTTGCCCGAACCATTCGGCTCCGGACTTTTTACCCAATCGGGTGTTGCTTAGCTGTTGCGCGTTGTAGTCGGTCAGGGTCTTTTCGACATCCAGCTTCAGGTAGCGCGCGTAGTTTTTCAGAAAGCCGCGCTTGTAAATATCCGGAAGATCGAAATCGAATTTGTTTTGTTCGATACTCGAAAGGAAATCACTGCGGATCTTGGTCGCTTCGGCTGCCTCGCGTAGAGAGATGCCCTTGCGCTTGCGTGCTTCTTCCAGTCGTTCCCCGATAGTTTGCATGAATGTCACCTATTTGAGCTTGGTAAGCAGCAACCGCAAGCATGAATCTTCTCTAGCCACGCTGAATCAACAAATCCGCCCATTCGCCATCGATACGTGAGTCGAGTTGGACCGGGCCGAGCTCCAGCTCTTCGAAGCGCGATTGGTAATGCGCCGACACCTGTTCCAGCTCCTTGGCCAGGATCCCGCTCAGGGCGAGGGTGCCGCCTGCGGCAACGGCATGCACGAGGTGGTCGGAATAGGGGATCAAGACATCGGTCTGAATATTGGCGAGAATCAGGTCGGCCTGGCGTGCCTTCAGGCCCGCTTCCAAATCCGCCACCACAAACGTGATCGGAGTGGTGATGTGGTTGTTCTCCACCACGTTTTCTTCACAGACGCGGATCGCTTCCGGGTCGAAATCAAAGGCATAAATATTTTTAAACCCGAGTGCTGCGGCCGAGAGAGCAAGCACCCCGGAGCCGCAGCCGGCATCGATCAGGTCGATCGTGTCGACTTGATCCGGATGAGCCTCCCTGTAGTCCAGCAGGCGGCGGGCGCACAGGCGGGTGGTCTCGTGAGCGCCCGTACCGAAGGCCATCCCGGCATCGAGGTAGACCACGCCGTCTCCCTCGGGCGGCGATATATTGTCTCGTTCCCAAAGTGGAATCCAATGGAGTTGGCGGTCGCTCCACGGTTTGACGAACTCCTTGTAGGCGTTCTGCCAGTCGGCATCGTTGATGGTGCTGAGGGCAAAGTCCTCCGGCAGTTCGGGAAATTCCTCCCGAAGCGTCGCCAGTTCGGCATCGGCGGTAGGCTCGTCCGGAAAGAAGCCGAAGACTTCGTAGGGGTCGTCGCGCTCGCGTTGCATCACACCCCAATAGATGGTTTCGGTTTCAAAGAAATAGGCTTCCAGTCGGTCGGCCAGTTCGGCCGGGACAATGGCGCGGAGTTCGGTTTGTGTGCTCACGTTATTTAATCACGAAGTTGCGTCTCGTACTGTTGATGGCACAGTTGTGCTTGCCAACAGAAATCAACCATCGAAAGGACCACTCAAAATGATTCATGCCTACGCCGCACAGGAACCCGGAGCCAAACTTGAACCTTTTGAATACGACCCGGGCCCGCTCGGGGCGAAAGAGGTGGAAATCAAAGTCGATTATTGCGGGCTCTGCCACAGCGATCTCAGCATGTTGAACAATGACTGGGGCCTGACCTCCTATCCTTTTGTCCCGGGGCACGAAGTCGCGGGGACGATCGCAGCAGTCGGCAGTGATGTGACGCATCTTTCGGTCGGCCAGGTGGTTGGCCTGGGCTGGCATGCCGGCTACTGTGAAACCTGCCCCAGCTGTTTGTCCGGGGATCATAACCTCTGTTCACAGGCGGACCAGACGATCGTGGGGCGTCACGGTGGCTTTGCTGACAAGGTGCGCGCAGAGG encodes the following:
- the folE2 gene encoding GTP cyclohydrolase FolE2, with product MSSDNSQSSRDQLDQPRAQPSKFYDKNFVLSDAYRAGLPDMQNADALEIYGANVPILKVGISNFRLPLRYITSSSDTHTLETSVTGTVSLEANQKGINMSRIMRVFYDFEDRIFTPDLLREVLTEYKKQIHAHRAQLRLDFEYPIMKSSLRSGLQGWQYYRSGFEGKIDELNRFRKYIHFDFIYSSACPCSSELSEHARESRDVYGIPHSQRSTARVSVEIADGQHLSIEELQAICLEALQTETQVMVKREDEQAFAEMNGAFTKFVEDAARLLYEQLDAEPKIVDFQVACAHLESLHSHDAVAVINKGVPGGFTGQFDDFKSLIR
- a CDS encoding helix-turn-helix domain-containing protein, coding for MQTIGERLEEARKRKGISLREAAEATKIRSDFLSSIEQNKFDFDLPDIYKRGFLKNYARYLKLDVEKTLTDYNAQQLSNTRLGKKSGAEWFGQMEVKKPERADAPEAEEESSPSLGRISPRPGPAVEESDDEDEAPEREDESDKTFYLKIGLIFVGTLALVFVVFGLIWAILGSGGSESSEPVEPELRETSSASDMLTGGGENSETPASSNSVTLRASGNVYVLVRQKEDDTELYRKTMSEGESVTLEKSGPVDILFTAGEFLTIEHGGERMRPSSSGTAKITIP
- a CDS encoding 50S ribosomal protein L11 methyltransferase, with translation MSTQTELRAIVPAELADRLEAYFFETETIYWGVMQRERDDPYEVFGFFPDEPTADAELATLREEFPELPEDFALSTINDADWQNAYKEFVKPWSDRQLHWIPLWERDNISPPEGDGVVYLDAGMAFGTGAHETTRLCARRLLDYREAHPDQVDTIDLIDAGCGSGVLALSAAALGFKNIYAFDFDPEAIRVCEENVVENNHITTPITFVVADLEAGLKARQADLILANIQTDVLIPYSDHLVHAVAAGGTLALSGILAKELEQVSAHYQSRFEELELGPVQLDSRIDGEWADLLIQRG